Proteins encoded by one window of Chaetodon trifascialis isolate fChaTrf1 chromosome 15, fChaTrf1.hap1, whole genome shotgun sequence:
- the LOC139343503 gene encoding far upstream element-binding protein 2-like isoform X3 has translation MSEYNAVPPPGSGAPLGGQSALGNGAGGIKKDAFADAVQRARQIAAKIGGDAGPPLNNSTPSDGFPFTAQKRQLEDADEPESKKLAAQSDLDSAKALSIGAQLAALAQQRPASSTEEYSVPDSMVGLIIGRGGEQINKIQQESGCKVQIAPDSGGLPERSVSLTGSLDSIHSSPARKAKMLLDEIVSRGRGTPPSYHESTNGQNGTVHEMMIPAGKAGLVIGKGGETIKQLQERAGVKMILIQDASQGPNVDKPLRIIGDPYKVQQAQEMVQEILRERDHGGFSERNDFGSRMGGGMDIPVPRHSVGVVIGRNGEMIKKIQNDAGVRIQFKQDDGTGPDKIAHISGPPDRCEHAAQIINDLLQSIRVREEGQGGPPGPPGMPAGNRGRGGGQGGWGPPGGEMTFSIPAHKCGLVIGRGGENVKSINQQTGAFVEISRQPPPNGDPNFKLFIIRGSPQQIDHAKQLIEEKIEGPLCPVGPGPGGPGPAGPMGPYNPSPYNPGPPGAPGPPHGGPPGPHQYTPQGWSNTYQQWQPQAPHDPTRSPGQ, from the exons ATGTCGGAGTACAATGCGGTGCCGCCACCCGGATCCGGGGCCCCTCTCGGCGGACAGTCAGCTCTTGGGAACGGAGCAGGAGGAATCAAGAAAGATGCGTTCGCGGACGCGGTGCAGCGGGCCCGGCAG ATTGCAGCTAAGATCGGGGGCGATGCTGGACCTCCCCTGAACAACAGCACTCCATCAGATGGCTTTCCCTTCACTGCACAGAAACGACAGCTGGAGGATGCAG ATGAACCAGAGAGCAAGAAACTGGCTGCACAGAGCGACTTGGATTCAGCCAAAGCACTGT CTATTGGTGCACAGCTAGCTGCTCTTGCACAACAAAG GCCCGCCTCCAGCACAGAGGAGTACAGTGTACCCGACAGCATGGTGGGACTCA TCATTGGCCGTGGAGGTGAACAGATCAATAAAATTCAACAGGAGTCAGGTTGCAAGGTTCAGATAGCTCCAG ACAGCGGAGGCCTTCCAGAGAGGAGCGTCTCTCTCACAGGTTCCCTTGACTCCATACA CTCTTCCCCGGCTAGGAAAGCCAAGATGCTGTTGGATGAGATAGTGTCACGGGGGAGGGGCACGCCCCCTTCTTATCACGAGTCCACCAACGGGCAGAATGGCACGGTGCATGAGATGATGATCCCAGCTGGCAAGGCTGGCCTTGTCATTGGCAAGGGAGGAGAGACCATCAAGCAGCTACAG GAGCGCGCAGGGGTGAAGATGATCCTCATCCAGGATGCTTCTCAGGGACCCAACGTTGACAAGCCCCTGCGTATTATTGGAGATCCCTACAAAGTGCAG caAGCCCAGGAGATGGTGCAGGAGAtcctgagggagagagaccATGGCGGCTTTAGTGAAAGAAATGACTTTGGCTCCCGCATGGGAGGAGGCATGgat atCCCAGTACCACGACACTCAGTCGGCGTGGTCATTGGACGCAATGGAGAGATGATCAAGAAAATCCAGAATGATGCTGGAGTTAGGATACAGTTCAAACAAG ATGACGGCACTGGTCCAGATAAGATTGCCCACATCAGTGGTCCCCCTGACCGCTGCGAACACGCCGCCCAAATCATCAACGACCTGCTGCAGAGCATCAGGGTCAGGGAGGAGGGACAGGGG GGTCCCCCAGGTCCTCCGGGTATGCCTGCAGGAAACAGGGGCCGAGGCGGGGGACAGGGTGGGTGGGGTCCCCCTGGAGGGGAAATGACCTTCTCTATTCCTGCCCACAAGTGTGGGCTCGTGATTGGCCGGGGAGGAGAGAACGTCAAGTCCATAAACCAGCAGACGGGGGCCTTTGTGGAAATCTCTCGACAGCCGCCCCCCAACGGAGACCCCAACTTCAAGCTGTTCATCATTCGGGGTTCACCACAGCAGATCGACCACGCCAAACAGCTCATTGAAGAGAAGATTGAG GGTCCTTTGTGTCCTGTGGGCCCGGGGCCAGGTGGACCAGGTCCTGCTGGTCCAATGGGCCCCTACAACCCCAGCCCATACAACCCCGGACCACCTGGGGCACCTGGACCTCCTCA TGGCGGTCCTCCAGGTCCACACCAGTACACCCCTCAGGGTTGGAGCAACACCTACCAGCAGTGGCAGCCCCAGGCACCTCATGATCCCA CCCGGTCTCCAGGCCAGTAG
- the LOC139343503 gene encoding far upstream element-binding protein 2-like isoform X1, protein MSEYNAVPPPGSGAPLGGQSALGNGAGGIKKDAFADAVQRARQIAAKIGGDAGPPLNNSTPSDGFPFTAQKRQLEDADEPESKKLAAQSDLDSAKALSIGAQLAALAQQRPASSTEEYSVPDSMVGLIIGRGGEQINKIQQESGCKVQIAPDSGGLPERSVSLTGSLDSIHSSPARKAKMLLDEIVSRGRGTPPSYHESTNGQNGTVHEMMIPAGKAGLVIGKGGETIKQLQERAGVKMILIQDASQGPNVDKPLRIIGDPYKVQQAQEMVQEILRERDHGGFSERNDFGSRMGGGMDIPVPRHSVGVVIGRNGEMIKKIQNDAGVRIQFKQDDGTGPDKIAHISGPPDRCEHAAQIINDLLQSIRVREEGQGGPPGPPGMPAGNRGRGGGQGGWGPPGGEMTFSIPAHKCGLVIGRGGENVKSINQQTGAFVEISRQPPPNGDPNFKLFIIRGSPQQIDHAKQLIEEKIEGPLCPVGPGPGGPGPAGPMGPYNPSPYNPGPPGAPGPPHGGPPGPHQYTPQGWSNTYQQWQPQAPHDPSKAAANDPNAAWAAYYAQYYQQPSGAVPAQYPANPAGGAQTSGDQTQPAQTPGGQPDYTKAWEEYYKKMAQAGGSVPGTAAPAPGAAGGAASTSGGQPDYSAAWAEYYRQQAAYYGQTGQAPGQPGTPQQGQTQ, encoded by the exons ATGTCGGAGTACAATGCGGTGCCGCCACCCGGATCCGGGGCCCCTCTCGGCGGACAGTCAGCTCTTGGGAACGGAGCAGGAGGAATCAAGAAAGATGCGTTCGCGGACGCGGTGCAGCGGGCCCGGCAG ATTGCAGCTAAGATCGGGGGCGATGCTGGACCTCCCCTGAACAACAGCACTCCATCAGATGGCTTTCCCTTCACTGCACAGAAACGACAGCTGGAGGATGCAG ATGAACCAGAGAGCAAGAAACTGGCTGCACAGAGCGACTTGGATTCAGCCAAAGCACTGT CTATTGGTGCACAGCTAGCTGCTCTTGCACAACAAAG GCCCGCCTCCAGCACAGAGGAGTACAGTGTACCCGACAGCATGGTGGGACTCA TCATTGGCCGTGGAGGTGAACAGATCAATAAAATTCAACAGGAGTCAGGTTGCAAGGTTCAGATAGCTCCAG ACAGCGGAGGCCTTCCAGAGAGGAGCGTCTCTCTCACAGGTTCCCTTGACTCCATACA CTCTTCCCCGGCTAGGAAAGCCAAGATGCTGTTGGATGAGATAGTGTCACGGGGGAGGGGCACGCCCCCTTCTTATCACGAGTCCACCAACGGGCAGAATGGCACGGTGCATGAGATGATGATCCCAGCTGGCAAGGCTGGCCTTGTCATTGGCAAGGGAGGAGAGACCATCAAGCAGCTACAG GAGCGCGCAGGGGTGAAGATGATCCTCATCCAGGATGCTTCTCAGGGACCCAACGTTGACAAGCCCCTGCGTATTATTGGAGATCCCTACAAAGTGCAG caAGCCCAGGAGATGGTGCAGGAGAtcctgagggagagagaccATGGCGGCTTTAGTGAAAGAAATGACTTTGGCTCCCGCATGGGAGGAGGCATGgat atCCCAGTACCACGACACTCAGTCGGCGTGGTCATTGGACGCAATGGAGAGATGATCAAGAAAATCCAGAATGATGCTGGAGTTAGGATACAGTTCAAACAAG ATGACGGCACTGGTCCAGATAAGATTGCCCACATCAGTGGTCCCCCTGACCGCTGCGAACACGCCGCCCAAATCATCAACGACCTGCTGCAGAGCATCAGGGTCAGGGAGGAGGGACAGGGG GGTCCCCCAGGTCCTCCGGGTATGCCTGCAGGAAACAGGGGCCGAGGCGGGGGACAGGGTGGGTGGGGTCCCCCTGGAGGGGAAATGACCTTCTCTATTCCTGCCCACAAGTGTGGGCTCGTGATTGGCCGGGGAGGAGAGAACGTCAAGTCCATAAACCAGCAGACGGGGGCCTTTGTGGAAATCTCTCGACAGCCGCCCCCCAACGGAGACCCCAACTTCAAGCTGTTCATCATTCGGGGTTCACCACAGCAGATCGACCACGCCAAACAGCTCATTGAAGAGAAGATTGAG GGTCCTTTGTGTCCTGTGGGCCCGGGGCCAGGTGGACCAGGTCCTGCTGGTCCAATGGGCCCCTACAACCCCAGCCCATACAACCCCGGACCACCTGGGGCACCTGGACCTCCTCA TGGCGGTCCTCCAGGTCCACACCAGTACACCCCTCAGGGTTGGAGCAACACCTACCAGCAGTGGCAGCCCCAGGCACCTCATGATCCCA GCAAGGCAGCAGCCAATGACCCCAACGCAGCCTGGGCGGCCTACTATGCTCAGTACTACCAGCAGCCGTCAGGGGCTGTGCCAGCCCAGTACCCTGCTAACCCAGCTGGAGGTGCCCAAACCTCAGGGGACCAGACCCAGCCTGCACAGACGCCGGGGGGCCAGCCAGACTACACCAAGGCCTGGGAGGAGTACTACAAGAAGATGG CCCAGGCAGGCGGCTCTGTCCCTGGGACAGCGGCTCCGGCCCCAGGAGCAGCAGGGGGAGCAGCGTCCACATCAGGGGGGCAGCCGGACTACAGCGCAGCCTGGGCGGAGTACTACAGGCAGCAGGCTGCATACTATGGACAGACGGGACAAGCCCCCGGCCAGCCAGGCACTCCCCAGCAAGGACAG ACGCAGTGA
- the LOC139343503 gene encoding far upstream element-binding protein 2-like isoform X2 codes for MSEYNAVPPPGSGAPLGGQSALGNGAGGIKKDAFADAVQRARQIAAKIGGDAGPPLNNSTPSDGFPFTAQKRQLEDADEPESKKLAAQSDLDSAKALSIGAQLAALAQQRPASSTEEYSVPDSMVGLIIGRGGEQINKIQQESGCKVQIAPDSGGLPERSVSLTGSLDSIQKAKMLLDEIVSRGRGTPPSYHESTNGQNGTVHEMMIPAGKAGLVIGKGGETIKQLQERAGVKMILIQDASQGPNVDKPLRIIGDPYKVQQAQEMVQEILRERDHGGFSERNDFGSRMGGGMDIPVPRHSVGVVIGRNGEMIKKIQNDAGVRIQFKQDDGTGPDKIAHISGPPDRCEHAAQIINDLLQSIRVREEGQGGPPGPPGMPAGNRGRGGGQGGWGPPGGEMTFSIPAHKCGLVIGRGGENVKSINQQTGAFVEISRQPPPNGDPNFKLFIIRGSPQQIDHAKQLIEEKIEGPLCPVGPGPGGPGPAGPMGPYNPSPYNPGPPGAPGPPHGGPPGPHQYTPQGWSNTYQQWQPQAPHDPSKAAANDPNAAWAAYYAQYYQQPSGAVPAQYPANPAGGAQTSGDQTQPAQTPGGQPDYTKAWEEYYKKMAQAGGSVPGTAAPAPGAAGGAASTSGGQPDYSAAWAEYYRQQAAYYGQTGQAPGQPGTPQQGQTQ; via the exons ATGTCGGAGTACAATGCGGTGCCGCCACCCGGATCCGGGGCCCCTCTCGGCGGACAGTCAGCTCTTGGGAACGGAGCAGGAGGAATCAAGAAAGATGCGTTCGCGGACGCGGTGCAGCGGGCCCGGCAG ATTGCAGCTAAGATCGGGGGCGATGCTGGACCTCCCCTGAACAACAGCACTCCATCAGATGGCTTTCCCTTCACTGCACAGAAACGACAGCTGGAGGATGCAG ATGAACCAGAGAGCAAGAAACTGGCTGCACAGAGCGACTTGGATTCAGCCAAAGCACTGT CTATTGGTGCACAGCTAGCTGCTCTTGCACAACAAAG GCCCGCCTCCAGCACAGAGGAGTACAGTGTACCCGACAGCATGGTGGGACTCA TCATTGGCCGTGGAGGTGAACAGATCAATAAAATTCAACAGGAGTCAGGTTGCAAGGTTCAGATAGCTCCAG ACAGCGGAGGCCTTCCAGAGAGGAGCGTCTCTCTCACAGGTTCCCTTGACTCCATACA GAAAGCCAAGATGCTGTTGGATGAGATAGTGTCACGGGGGAGGGGCACGCCCCCTTCTTATCACGAGTCCACCAACGGGCAGAATGGCACGGTGCATGAGATGATGATCCCAGCTGGCAAGGCTGGCCTTGTCATTGGCAAGGGAGGAGAGACCATCAAGCAGCTACAG GAGCGCGCAGGGGTGAAGATGATCCTCATCCAGGATGCTTCTCAGGGACCCAACGTTGACAAGCCCCTGCGTATTATTGGAGATCCCTACAAAGTGCAG caAGCCCAGGAGATGGTGCAGGAGAtcctgagggagagagaccATGGCGGCTTTAGTGAAAGAAATGACTTTGGCTCCCGCATGGGAGGAGGCATGgat atCCCAGTACCACGACACTCAGTCGGCGTGGTCATTGGACGCAATGGAGAGATGATCAAGAAAATCCAGAATGATGCTGGAGTTAGGATACAGTTCAAACAAG ATGACGGCACTGGTCCAGATAAGATTGCCCACATCAGTGGTCCCCCTGACCGCTGCGAACACGCCGCCCAAATCATCAACGACCTGCTGCAGAGCATCAGGGTCAGGGAGGAGGGACAGGGG GGTCCCCCAGGTCCTCCGGGTATGCCTGCAGGAAACAGGGGCCGAGGCGGGGGACAGGGTGGGTGGGGTCCCCCTGGAGGGGAAATGACCTTCTCTATTCCTGCCCACAAGTGTGGGCTCGTGATTGGCCGGGGAGGAGAGAACGTCAAGTCCATAAACCAGCAGACGGGGGCCTTTGTGGAAATCTCTCGACAGCCGCCCCCCAACGGAGACCCCAACTTCAAGCTGTTCATCATTCGGGGTTCACCACAGCAGATCGACCACGCCAAACAGCTCATTGAAGAGAAGATTGAG GGTCCTTTGTGTCCTGTGGGCCCGGGGCCAGGTGGACCAGGTCCTGCTGGTCCAATGGGCCCCTACAACCCCAGCCCATACAACCCCGGACCACCTGGGGCACCTGGACCTCCTCA TGGCGGTCCTCCAGGTCCACACCAGTACACCCCTCAGGGTTGGAGCAACACCTACCAGCAGTGGCAGCCCCAGGCACCTCATGATCCCA GCAAGGCAGCAGCCAATGACCCCAACGCAGCCTGGGCGGCCTACTATGCTCAGTACTACCAGCAGCCGTCAGGGGCTGTGCCAGCCCAGTACCCTGCTAACCCAGCTGGAGGTGCCCAAACCTCAGGGGACCAGACCCAGCCTGCACAGACGCCGGGGGGCCAGCCAGACTACACCAAGGCCTGGGAGGAGTACTACAAGAAGATGG CCCAGGCAGGCGGCTCTGTCCCTGGGACAGCGGCTCCGGCCCCAGGAGCAGCAGGGGGAGCAGCGTCCACATCAGGGGGGCAGCCGGACTACAGCGCAGCCTGGGCGGAGTACTACAGGCAGCAGGCTGCATACTATGGACAGACGGGACAAGCCCCCGGCCAGCCAGGCACTCCCCAGCAAGGACAG ACGCAGTGA